A genomic window from Candidatus Acididesulfobacter guangdongensis includes:
- a CDS encoding cold-shock protein, translating to MKCQGKVKWFNDSKGFGFIEQENGQDVFVHYSAITQDGFKTLTEGQRVEFEITNGAKGPQAVNVSKV from the coding sequence ATGAAGTGCCAAGGAAAAGTTAAGTGGTTTAATGACAGCAAAGGATTTGGATTTATTGAACAAGAAAACGGACAGGATGTTTTTGTTCATTATTCCGCAATTACACAGGATGGTTTTAAAACCTTAACTGAAGGTCAGAGAGTGGAATTTGAAATCACTAATGGAGCAAAAGGACCTCAGGCTGTTAATGTTTCTAAGGTCTAA